One genomic window of Monodelphis domestica isolate mMonDom1 chromosome 1, mMonDom1.pri, whole genome shotgun sequence includes the following:
- the IL9 gene encoding interleukin-9, with protein MIEREFIEDNLKESLQTATHLHIEGKMLSHLLFLSILFLFVSGRNPCSKSEPSMVTQYLIGRLEKEATTTCDCNSNVTDCLCLPVSSYHNCSTSCFEYGLTMMSHTLKPDYNQTIKRVKNYVQQLGKFKCKPFSCYQPCNETFTVNTMQFLKFLQENFQKAPISNNQ; from the exons ATGATTGAAAGAGAATTTATAGAAGACAATTTAAAGGAGAGTCTGCAGACAGCTACACATCTACACATTGAAGGAAAGATGCTCTCCCACCtgcttttcctttctatcttgtTTTTGTTCGTGAGTGGAAGGAACCCCTGCTCAAAATCAGAACCATCCATGGTTACACAGTATCTCATTGGGCGTTTGGAG AAAGAAGCTACTACAACATGCGATTGTAATTCCAAT GTGACTGACTGTTTATGCCTGCCTGTCTCTTCT TATCACAACTGTAGCACATCATGCTTTGAGTACGGACTGACAATGATGTCTCATACACTGAAACCAGATTATAATCAAACcatcaaaagagtgaaaaattaTGTCCAGCAACTGGGGAAGTTCAAATGCAaa cCATTTTCATGTTACCAGCCTTGTAATGAAACATTCACTGTAAACACAATGCAGTTTCTGAAGTTTCTCCAAGAAAACTTCCAGAAAGCGCCTATTTCTAACAACCAATGA